A portion of the bacterium genome contains these proteins:
- the sppA gene encoding signal peptide peptidase SppA, whose product MRTDRIFALFLIAACLLAALSGWWRAPRERASTSLTMDGAGSAQVAIIDVYGTIADGTPDEGLFGSRAASATRLIKAIRSAEKDQVKAILLRINSPGGTAAASQMVYEELMRLRKAGKIKIVTGMGDVTASGGYYIAAASDHIVANPATTTGSIGVILHVQNVQKLFDKLGIGETTIQSGPRKDILSPFRPMRPDERAILQALVDDTYQQFLSAVVAGRKMPLDKIKPLADGRVFTGSQAQKVGLVDSLGNYQDALTKAASLAGIKGEPKTRNYTSGSFFEGVFPRLESKLPGWASSLLAHEPKAGWNKIPLTLME is encoded by the coding sequence ATGCGCACCGACCGGATCTTCGCCCTCTTCTTGATCGCAGCTTGCCTACTTGCGGCCCTCTCCGGCTGGTGGCGCGCTCCGCGCGAGCGCGCGAGCACGTCGCTCACCATGGACGGGGCGGGCAGCGCCCAGGTCGCCATCATCGACGTGTACGGCACCATCGCGGACGGCACGCCGGACGAAGGGCTGTTCGGCAGCCGTGCGGCCTCGGCCACCCGCCTGATCAAGGCGATTCGTTCCGCCGAGAAGGACCAGGTCAAGGCCATCCTCCTGCGCATCAACTCACCCGGCGGCACCGCCGCGGCCTCGCAGATGGTGTACGAGGAGCTGATGCGCCTGCGCAAGGCCGGCAAGATCAAGATCGTCACCGGCATGGGCGACGTGACGGCCTCGGGCGGCTACTACATCGCCGCGGCCTCCGACCACATCGTCGCCAACCCCGCGACCACCACGGGCTCCATCGGGGTGATCCTGCACGTGCAGAACGTCCAGAAGCTCTTCGACAAGCTCGGCATCGGCGAGACGACCATCCAGAGCGGCCCCCGCAAGGACATCCTCTCGCCCTTCCGGCCCATGCGCCCCGACGAGCGCGCCATCCTGCAGGCCCTGGTCGACGACACCTACCAGCAGTTCCTCTCCGCGGTCGTCGCGGGCCGCAAGATGCCCCTCGACAAGATCAAGCCCCTCGCGGACGGGCGGGTCTTCACCGGCAGCCAGGCGCAGAAGGTCGGCCTGGTGGATAGCCTGGGCAACTACCAAGACGCCCTCACCAAGGCCGCGAGCCTCGCCGGCATCAAGGGCGAGCCCAAGACCCGCAACTACACGAGCGGCAGCTTCTTCGAGGGGGTCTTCCCCAGGCTCGAGAGCAAGCTCCCCGGCTGGGCGTCGAGCCTGCTCGCCCACGAGCCCAAGGCAGGCTGGAACAAGATCCCCCTCACCCTGATGGAGTAG
- the folD gene encoding bifunctional methylenetetrahydrofolate dehydrogenase/methenyltetrahydrofolate cyclohydrolase FolD — MTQRARIIDGKRIASAIEAEVKETVQAIDAQGGMKPCLAVVVVGEDPASAVYVRNKGRACDRVGFASHSVVLPAETTEAALLDEIAQLNADPAVHGILVQLPLPKAIDERRILEAIDPLKDVDGFHPYNAGRLVQGAPTMVPATAAGVLELLKREGVAIAGLEAAVVGRSTIVGRPVAALLTNADATVTLCHSRTKDLPAVLRRADVVVAAVGRPAFITAEMIKPGAVVIDVGINRLPDGRLVGDVDFEGVQEVAGYLTPVPGGVGPMTIAVLLRNTLEAYRAQGN, encoded by the coding sequence GTGACTCAACGCGCGCGCATCATCGACGGGAAACGCATCGCTTCGGCCATCGAGGCCGAGGTCAAGGAGACGGTCCAGGCCATCGACGCCCAGGGCGGCATGAAGCCCTGCCTCGCGGTGGTGGTGGTGGGGGAGGACCCCGCCTCGGCGGTCTACGTCCGCAACAAGGGCCGGGCCTGCGATCGCGTGGGCTTCGCCTCGCACAGCGTGGTCCTGCCCGCCGAGACGACCGAGGCCGCCCTGCTCGACGAGATCGCCCAGCTCAATGCGGACCCTGCGGTCCACGGCATCCTGGTGCAGCTGCCCTTGCCCAAGGCCATCGACGAGCGCCGGATCCTGGAAGCCATCGACCCGCTCAAGGACGTGGACGGCTTCCATCCCTACAACGCCGGACGCCTTGTGCAGGGTGCCCCGACCATGGTGCCCGCCACGGCGGCCGGGGTTCTTGAGCTTCTCAAGCGCGAAGGGGTTGCGATCGCAGGCCTGGAGGCGGCGGTCGTGGGTCGCTCGACCATCGTGGGGCGGCCGGTCGCGGCCCTCTTGACCAACGCGGACGCCACCGTGACCCTGTGCCACAGTCGGACCAAGGACCTGCCCGCGGTCCTGCGCCGCGCCGACGTGGTGGTGGCGGCGGTGGGCCGGCCTGCGTTCATCACGGCCGAGATGATCAAGCCCGGTGCCGTCGTGATCGACGTGGGCATCAACCGCCTACCTGACGGTCGCCTGGTGGGCGACGTGGACTTCGAAGGGGTCCAAGAGGTGGCGGGCTACCTGACGCCGGTACCCGGCGGGGTGGGGCCCATGACCATCGCGGTCCTGCTCCGCAACACCCTCGAGGCCTACCGGGCCCAGGGGAACTGA
- a CDS encoding thioesterase family protein: MVELDHLVGALGHAPSVVSVDNTAVAMGSGALPVLATPAIVGLVEQAAANAVSPYLPPGMTTVGTGISLRHLAATPIGHNVQAEAVLVKVSGRRLEFKVAAYDEREKIAEGTHERFIVEAERFMAKMSAKRPKGY; the protein is encoded by the coding sequence ATGGTAGAACTCGATCACCTGGTGGGGGCCCTGGGGCATGCGCCGAGCGTGGTGAGCGTCGACAACACGGCGGTCGCCATGGGTTCGGGTGCGCTGCCGGTCCTGGCGACGCCCGCGATCGTGGGCCTGGTGGAGCAGGCGGCTGCCAATGCCGTCTCTCCCTACCTGCCGCCGGGCATGACCACCGTCGGCACGGGAATCTCGCTGCGCCACCTGGCGGCGACGCCCATCGGCCACAACGTCCAGGCCGAGGCGGTGCTGGTCAAGGTCTCGGGCCGCCGGCTGGAGTTCAAGGTGGCCGCTTACGACGAGCGCGAGAAGATCGCAGAAGGGACGCATGAGCGTTTCATCGTCGAGGCGGAGCGCTTCATGGCCAAGATGTCGGCCAAACGGCCCAAGGGCTACTGA
- a CDS encoding bacteriocin family protein codes for MDNVYLNRADSPLSASDWERIDNTVVEVARRQLVGRRFLHVFGPLGAGVQDVDYDLFTGTGQAQVAVFGETETSMVRAKRRVHENIPIIYKDFMLYWRDLETSRQLNSPLDVSAAAAAASIVAQKEDYLIFNGDEECGYEGLVNASGRNSIPARNWGEAGNGFQDVVDARAKLLEAGFTGPYAVIVNPVWYSQLHRVYANSGVLEINHIRELATGGVFQTSALKDGQGLIISTGIQNFDLAVGQDLITAYLGVERMNYPFRVFESLVLRIKRPGAICTFETGAKA; via the coding sequence ATGGACAACGTCTACCTGAACCGCGCCGATTCGCCGCTCAGCGCCAGCGATTGGGAGCGGATCGACAACACCGTCGTCGAGGTCGCGCGCCGTCAGCTGGTCGGCCGTCGCTTCCTCCACGTCTTCGGCCCCCTGGGGGCGGGCGTCCAGGACGTTGACTACGATCTGTTCACGGGCACGGGCCAGGCGCAGGTGGCCGTCTTCGGCGAAACCGAGACCAGCATGGTCCGGGCCAAGCGCCGCGTCCACGAGAACATCCCCATCATCTACAAGGACTTCATGCTCTACTGGCGCGACCTCGAGACCTCGCGTCAGCTCAACAGCCCCTTGGACGTCAGCGCCGCGGCGGCGGCCGCCTCGATCGTCGCCCAGAAGGAAGACTACCTGATCTTCAACGGCGACGAAGAGTGCGGCTACGAGGGCCTGGTCAACGCCTCGGGCCGCAATTCGATCCCCGCGCGCAACTGGGGTGAAGCGGGCAACGGCTTCCAGGACGTGGTCGACGCCCGGGCCAAGCTGCTCGAGGCGGGCTTCACCGGCCCCTACGCCGTCATCGTCAACCCGGTCTGGTACTCCCAGCTCCACCGGGTCTACGCCAACTCGGGCGTGCTCGAGATCAACCACATCCGCGAGCTCGCGACCGGTGGCGTGTTCCAGACGTCCGCCCTCAAGGACGGCCAGGGCCTCATCATCTCGACGGGCATCCAGAACTTCGACCTGGCGGTCGGCCAGGACCTCATCACCGCCTACCTGGGCGTCGAGCGGATGAACTACCCCTTCCGGGTGTTCGAGAGCCTGGTGCTGCGCATCAAGCGCCCCGGCGCCATCTGCACCTTCGAGACGGGGGCCAAGGCGTAA
- a CDS encoding slipin family protein — translation MINIFSSFGFLIVLAVVLISSAIKIVQEYERGVVFRLGRLVGAKGPGLIFLIPVLDRMVKVDLRTLTLDLPTQEVITRDNVTIKVGAVVYFRVITPADAVTKIYDFGTATLQIAQTTLRNVLGQFALDELLAEREKINQRLQQIIDDGTEPWGIKVSAVEIKDVELPQSMQRAMARQAEAEREKRAKIIHAEGELQASQTLAEAAKVIAAEPTSLQLRYLQTLTEISAEKNSTIIFPLPIDLLKGFFTGKGPNA, via the coding sequence ATGATTAATATCTTCTCGAGCTTTGGTTTTCTCATCGTCCTGGCCGTCGTCCTCATCTCGTCGGCCATCAAGATCGTCCAGGAGTACGAGCGGGGCGTCGTCTTCCGCCTCGGGCGCCTGGTCGGCGCCAAGGGGCCGGGCCTGATCTTCTTGATCCCCGTGCTCGATCGCATGGTCAAGGTGGACCTGCGTACCCTGACCCTCGATCTGCCCACCCAGGAGGTCATCACCCGCGACAACGTGACCATCAAGGTCGGCGCGGTCGTCTACTTCCGGGTCATCACCCCCGCCGATGCGGTTACCAAGATCTACGACTTCGGCACGGCCACCCTCCAGATCGCGCAGACGACGCTCCGCAACGTGCTCGGCCAGTTCGCCCTGGACGAGCTCTTGGCCGAGCGCGAGAAGATCAACCAGCGCCTCCAGCAGATCATCGATGACGGCACCGAGCCCTGGGGCATCAAGGTCAGCGCCGTCGAGATCAAGGACGTGGAGCTGCCCCAGTCCATGCAGCGCGCCATGGCCCGCCAGGCCGAGGCCGAGCGCGAGAAGCGCGCCAAGATCATCCACGCCGAGGGCGAGTTGCAGGCCTCCCAGACCCTCGCAGAGGCCGCCAAGGTCATCGCCGCCGAGCCCACCAGCCTCCAGCTGCGCTACCTGCAGACCCTCACCGAGATCTCGGCCGAGAAGAACTCGACCATCATCTTCCCCTTGCCCATCGACCTCCTGAAGGGCTTCTTCACCGGCAAGGGGCCGAACGCTTAA
- a CDS encoding nodulation protein NfeD → MRVCVRWLVALLFGLSALAGLSAQAASERVRVLEVKGAITPAIATYVERGLAEASKAGDEAALIRLDTPGGLDSAMRDIVQAIEASKIPVIVYVSPSGARAASAGVFITEAAHVAAMAPNTAIGAASPVAAGGEEIKGTMKAKVTNDAAAYIRGIAKSRGRNAEWAEKAVRQSVSLEADEAVKLKVVDLVAPDVPSLLTKIDGRKVKVGSELIVLQTRNAQQVPLEMGPVERFLQFVSDPSIALLLLNLGMLGLFFELSNPGLILPGVIGGICLLLAFYALGTLPINAAGVALIAFAFLLFIAELFVPSFGVLAIGGIVSLVLGALMLVTPGTPGFEVSRAMIGVIALSCGLVMAGLVTMAVKAQRRKVTTGKAGMIGTIAQVRTDLAPEGQVFVHGELWRAVSLEGPVPVGASVEVRRVENLTLYVVPTSVNPASMSLEASSND, encoded by the coding sequence ATGCGCGTCTGCGTTCGCTGGCTGGTCGCGCTTCTCTTCGGCCTGAGCGCCCTTGCGGGCCTCTCGGCCCAGGCCGCCAGCGAGCGCGTCCGCGTGCTCGAGGTCAAGGGGGCCATCACCCCGGCGATCGCGACTTACGTGGAGCGCGGCCTGGCCGAAGCCTCCAAGGCGGGCGATGAGGCCGCCCTGATTCGCCTCGACACCCCCGGCGGCCTCGACTCGGCCATGCGCGACATCGTGCAGGCCATCGAGGCCTCGAAGATCCCCGTCATCGTCTACGTCAGCCCGTCCGGGGCCCGCGCCGCGTCGGCGGGGGTCTTCATCACCGAGGCGGCCCACGTGGCGGCCATGGCCCCCAACACGGCCATTGGGGCGGCCTCGCCGGTGGCTGCCGGCGGCGAAGAGATCAAGGGCACCATGAAGGCCAAGGTCACCAACGACGCGGCGGCCTACATCCGGGGCATTGCCAAGTCCCGGGGCCGCAACGCCGAGTGGGCCGAAAAGGCCGTGCGTCAATCCGTGAGCCTCGAGGCCGACGAGGCCGTCAAACTGAAGGTCGTGGACCTGGTGGCCCCCGATGTGCCGAGCCTGCTGACGAAGATCGACGGCCGCAAGGTGAAGGTCGGCAGCGAGCTCATCGTCCTTCAGACCCGCAACGCCCAGCAGGTGCCCCTCGAGATGGGGCCCGTCGAGCGCTTCTTGCAGTTCGTCAGCGACCCGAGCATTGCCCTGTTGCTCTTGAACCTGGGGATGCTGGGCCTGTTCTTCGAGCTGTCGAATCCGGGGCTCATCCTGCCGGGGGTCATTGGCGGGATCTGTCTGCTTTTGGCCTTCTACGCCCTGGGGACCCTGCCCATCAACGCGGCGGGGGTGGCCCTCATCGCCTTCGCCTTCCTGCTCTTCATCGCCGAGCTGTTCGTGCCCAGCTTCGGGGTGCTCGCCATCGGGGGCATCGTCTCGCTCGTCCTGGGGGCGCTGATGCTCGTGACTCCAGGAACCCCGGGCTTCGAGGTCTCGCGCGCCATGATCGGCGTCATCGCCCTGAGCTGCGGCCTGGTGATGGCCGGGCTCGTGACCATGGCCGTCAAGGCCCAGCGCCGCAAGGTCACCACCGGCAAGGCCGGTATGATCGGCACGATCGCCCAGGTCCGCACGGATCTTGCCCCCGAGGGCCAGGTCTTCGTGCACGGCGAGCTGTGGCGTGCGGTGTCGCTCGAAGGCCCCGTCCCCGTCGGGGCCTCGGTCGAGGTCCGACGCGTCGAGAACCTGACCCTTTACGTCGTTCCCACCTCCGTCAATCCCGCATCCATGTCGCTGGAGGCCTCATCCAATGATTAA
- the lspA gene encoding signal peptidase II: protein MSKKSFACLAFYFLALAVYFLDQWLKLWVVDHMGLYQSIPLVKDYFALTYVRNIGAAFSAFSGQVWALALVAGSVSVAIIVYMHRLKEITLGHVLSLGLLLGGTLGNFSDRVRLGYVVDMFDAQWQGRNFFPIFNVADIAIDTGVAILLLIFFLESREAKRVAAAQAQGGDSSDAHPAR, encoded by the coding sequence GTGTCGAAGAAGTCGTTCGCGTGTCTCGCCTTTTACTTCCTGGCCCTCGCGGTCTATTTCCTGGACCAGTGGCTCAAGCTCTGGGTGGTGGACCACATGGGCCTCTACCAGTCGATCCCGCTGGTCAAGGACTACTTCGCCCTGACCTACGTCCGTAACATCGGGGCGGCCTTCAGCGCCTTCTCGGGGCAGGTCTGGGCGCTGGCGCTGGTGGCGGGCTCGGTCTCGGTCGCGATCATCGTCTACATGCACCGCCTCAAGGAGATCACCCTCGGCCACGTGCTGAGCCTGGGGTTGCTGCTCGGCGGCACCCTCGGCAACTTCTCCGACCGGGTGCGCCTGGGCTACGTGGTCGACATGTTCGACGCGCAGTGGCAGGGCCGCAACTTCTTCCCGATCTTCAACGTCGCCGACATCGCCATCGACACGGGCGTGGCGATCCTGCTCTTGATCTTCTTCCTCGAGTCCCGCGAGGCCAAGCGCGTCGCTGCCGCTCAGGCGCAGGGGGGCGATTCCTCCGACGCGCACCCGGCGCGCTAG
- a CDS encoding PD40 domain-containing protein: MNHRLVALAVAASVCLIPRNAWGASPNHPGRNWTVLETPHFSVHYYQGEEFTARRMAQAAEEALPRLAKDFGVEVTEKIPIVVSRDSFFNGSAEPVKTRIMLDPLLAASSVIGTERFVAHELAHVVSFLALQSDLPITRLNNLGTMPTWFLEGIAQYEAEYWYASNDRMLRLTTLKDHLLTNTERENFPLLGVVAGAAGYNEGYSLTRYIFDTHGKDKIAELFRVLRKGEESTFVRALEKVTGQSFVALQAAWKEDLKKHYAKQTEGVSEQVADSAPLIASDRSEVNVQPRLSPDGKRLAYLTSRNQDGYLYLRGHVMGFLTLVVADADGTQAREIPVGKGRVSGYAWSPDGKKLVVSAVTSNEDGEPTFDLFLHDLSTKETRQLTEDANATDPAWRPGTSEVAYVTTRDGKTRLVLHDVASGKTKQVPAEGLGDRHPACLAWSPSGELLAASVYPTGEGGKIATIDPVTGHVRTWTEGSSQVSDRDPAWTPDGKSLVFSSDRDGMQNLYRLTLTGKPTLSQLTKVYTGATHPAFGPDGKLCYVSYRAVGSEVRAFSPTPGEALAYQAPKDLPAGVKVASAQLQTPSLGRQLPDAWSTRAYEPTMTNDIIMPQLASDERGSQLGVLAIYSDILNKQQLGLDVRMGIMSQRFSFSAQYLNRMSAATWGATLYDTPTVGMASTIDPARLYDSLYWSHERGVSLFGQTQLTGSQTLTAALGLAHLSVLEPPRGGTGLGLREGRVQTLSLAWADQRVKGTADADLNPSEGYQVGASYTLSDRALGSDFNFSQYAAGASRYFPVFPDWRHNLTWNWRVMMNVGEAMPLFLGGVMGGGPITPLRGYNVGSFAGDSLAYSGLEYTFPIHQHLDYQFGPLYLNKIYASAFVEAGDAWSRGTSAFNPHATSGAELRVKTAFMGRQVVIFRLGMARKLTPDGVWGMYLAF; encoded by the coding sequence GTGAATCACCGCCTGGTGGCATTGGCCGTCGCTGCATCCGTCTGCCTGATCCCGCGTAACGCCTGGGGGGCGAGTCCCAACCATCCGGGACGGAACTGGACGGTGCTCGAGACGCCGCACTTCTCGGTGCACTACTACCAGGGCGAGGAGTTCACGGCCCGCCGCATGGCGCAGGCCGCCGAGGAGGCCCTGCCGCGCCTGGCCAAGGATTTCGGCGTCGAGGTCACCGAGAAGATCCCCATCGTCGTGAGCCGCGACAGCTTCTTCAACGGCTCGGCCGAGCCCGTGAAGACGCGGATCATGCTCGATCCCTTGCTTGCGGCCTCCTCGGTAATCGGCACCGAGCGCTTCGTCGCCCACGAGCTCGCCCACGTGGTGTCCTTCCTCGCCTTGCAGAGCGATCTACCGATCACGCGCCTCAACAACCTCGGCACCATGCCAACCTGGTTCCTGGAAGGGATCGCCCAGTACGAGGCCGAGTACTGGTACGCGAGCAACGATCGCATGCTCCGTCTGACGACCCTCAAGGACCATCTGCTCACCAACACCGAGCGCGAGAACTTCCCTCTGCTGGGCGTGGTCGCCGGTGCGGCCGGTTACAACGAGGGCTACTCGCTGACCCGCTACATCTTCGACACCCACGGCAAGGACAAGATCGCCGAGCTGTTCCGCGTCTTGCGCAAGGGCGAGGAGTCGACCTTCGTGCGGGCCCTCGAGAAGGTCACGGGGCAGTCCTTCGTGGCGTTGCAGGCCGCCTGGAAAGAGGACCTGAAGAAGCATTACGCCAAGCAGACCGAGGGCGTCTCGGAGCAGGTGGCGGATTCGGCTCCCCTGATCGCTTCCGATCGCTCCGAAGTGAACGTGCAGCCGCGCTTGAGCCCCGACGGCAAGCGCCTCGCGTACCTGACGAGCCGCAACCAGGACGGCTACCTCTACCTGCGCGGTCACGTGATGGGCTTCCTGACCCTGGTCGTGGCCGACGCCGACGGCACCCAGGCCCGCGAGATCCCGGTGGGCAAGGGGCGCGTGTCGGGCTACGCCTGGAGCCCGGACGGCAAGAAGCTGGTCGTCTCGGCGGTGACGTCGAACGAAGACGGCGAACCGACCTTCGACCTCTTCCTGCACGATCTCTCGACCAAGGAAACGCGTCAGCTCACCGAGGACGCCAACGCCACCGATCCCGCCTGGCGACCGGGTACCTCGGAGGTCGCCTACGTGACGACCCGCGACGGCAAGACTCGCCTCGTGCTCCACGACGTCGCCTCCGGCAAGACCAAACAGGTCCCTGCCGAAGGGCTGGGCGATCGCCATCCGGCTTGCCTTGCTTGGTCGCCGTCCGGCGAACTGCTCGCAGCGTCGGTCTACCCCACAGGCGAGGGCGGCAAGATCGCGACCATCGACCCGGTGACGGGTCACGTGCGCACCTGGACCGAGGGCAGTTCGCAGGTCAGCGATCGCGACCCCGCCTGGACGCCGGACGGCAAGAGCCTGGTCTTCTCGAGCGATCGTGACGGCATGCAGAACCTCTACCGCCTCACCCTGACGGGCAAGCCCACCCTCTCGCAGCTCACCAAGGTCTACACCGGCGCGACCCACCCGGCCTTCGGTCCGGACGGCAAGCTCTGTTACGTTTCCTACCGGGCGGTGGGCTCCGAGGTGCGGGCTTTTTCACCCACCCCCGGCGAAGCCCTCGCCTACCAAGCGCCCAAGGACCTGCCCGCCGGGGTGAAGGTCGCGAGCGCCCAGCTCCAGACCCCCTCGCTCGGCCGTCAGTTGCCCGATGCCTGGAGCACCCGGGCCTATGAACCCACCATGACCAATGACATCATCATGCCGCAGCTCGCCTCCGACGAGCGCGGCAGCCAGCTCGGCGTGCTCGCCATCTACAGCGACATCCTCAACAAGCAGCAGCTGGGCCTGGACGTGCGGATGGGGATCATGAGCCAGCGCTTCAGCTTCTCGGCGCAGTACCTCAATCGCATGAGCGCTGCCACCTGGGGCGCGACCCTCTACGACACCCCCACCGTGGGCATGGCCTCGACCATCGACCCGGCGCGCCTGTACGACTCGCTGTACTGGTCGCACGAGCGGGGCGTGAGCCTGTTCGGCCAGACCCAGCTCACGGGCTCCCAGACCCTGACGGCGGCCCTGGGCCTTGCGCACCTCTCGGTCCTCGAACCGCCCCGAGGCGGGACGGGCCTGGGCCTGCGCGAGGGGCGGGTGCAGACCCTGAGCCTGGCCTGGGCCGACCAGCGGGTCAAGGGCACGGCGGATGCCGATCTCAACCCCTCGGAGGGTTACCAGGTGGGGGCGAGCTACACCCTCTCGGATCGGGCCCTCGGCTCGGACTTCAACTTCTCGCAATACGCCGCGGGGGCCTCGCGGTACTTCCCGGTCTTCCCCGACTGGCGCCACAACCTGACCTGGAACTGGCGGGTGATGATGAACGTGGGCGAGGCCATGCCCCTCTTCCTCGGCGGGGTGATGGGGGGCGGACCGATCACGCCCCTGCGCGGCTACAACGTGGGCTCCTTCGCGGGCGACAGCCTCGCCTACTCGGGCCTCGAGTACACCTTCCCGATCCACCAGCACCTGGACTACCAGTTCGGGCCGCTCTACCTCAACAAGATCTACGCCAGCGCCTTCGTCGAGGCGGGAGACGCCTGGAGCCGGGGCACGAGCGCCTTCAACCCGCATGCGACCTCGGGGGCCGAGCTGCGCGTCAAGACGGCCTTCATGGGACGTCAGGTGGTGATCTTCCGTTTGGGGATGGCGCGCAAGCTCACGCCGGACGGTGTTTGGGGGATGTATTTGGCCTTTTAG
- a CDS encoding response regulator transcription factor, whose translation MSAKILVVDDEPSIVKSIQYSLEKEGYQVTTATDGQAAVEAARREKPNLVILDVMLPSLDGYEVCRQIRAEMPIPIIMLTAKGEEIDKVVGLEIGADEYVTKPFSLRELLARIKALLRLVARYSEAKQAQPDRIEIGDLVIDLTRHEVTLGPKVLNLTLKEYELLKLMALNANKVLSREFLIEQVWGYDFTGEGRTVDVHVHWLREKIEKDPNNPMRIQTVRGVGYRFERRVRAGEAK comes from the coding sequence ATGTCCGCCAAGATTCTGGTCGTCGACGACGAGCCCTCGATCGTGAAGTCGATCCAGTACTCCCTTGAGAAGGAGGGGTACCAGGTCACCACGGCGACCGATGGCCAGGCCGCGGTCGAAGCCGCCCGCCGCGAGAAGCCCAACCTGGTCATCCTCGACGTGATGCTGCCGAGCCTCGACGGCTACGAGGTCTGCCGCCAGATCCGCGCCGAGATGCCGATCCCCATCATCATGCTCACCGCCAAGGGCGAGGAGATCGACAAGGTCGTCGGCCTCGAGATCGGCGCCGACGAGTACGTCACCAAGCCCTTCAGCCTTCGCGAGCTGCTCGCCCGGATCAAGGCCCTCCTGCGCCTGGTCGCCCGCTACTCGGAGGCCAAGCAGGCCCAGCCCGACCGCATCGAGATCGGCGACCTGGTCATCGACCTGACCCGCCACGAGGTCACCCTCGGGCCCAAGGTCCTGAACCTGACCCTCAAGGAGTACGAGCTCCTCAAGCTGATGGCGCTCAACGCCAACAAGGTCCTCTCGCGCGAGTTCCTCATCGAGCAGGTGTGGGGCTACGACTTCACGGGCGAGGGCCGCACGGTGGACGTGCACGTGCACTGGCTGCGCGAGAAGATCGAGAAGGACCCCAACAACCCCATGCGCATCCAGACGGTGCGCGGGGTGGGTTACCGCTTCGAGCGCCGCGTCCGGGCCGGTGAGGCCAAGTAA
- a CDS encoding carboxypeptidase regulatory-like domain-containing protein, translating into MTHQKLRQALFLGAILLAGGCDARSGAFYQSLGAMNGGAAPSNVAKVRVDTDATNDSQVSDHTNVVVATPDQPGGFTVTMTSETGTLPSLPAETAFVRLTVSAPDLSTPLVKILTHSATENAAVASFSVPLGSNRTLSIAAKDETGKILARGSRQGLQVESGRFAPLTMALSRQLGNLYGQVLNEMTFTPEQGVVVTMGDTSSITDQHGVYRLEGLAPGAQVISFEKALFASATRSIEVRVGDQTDPATQLLSPQ; encoded by the coding sequence ATGACCCACCAGAAATTGAGGCAGGCCCTCTTCCTGGGCGCCATCTTGCTCGCTGGCGGCTGCGACGCCCGGAGCGGGGCCTTCTACCAATCCCTGGGCGCCATGAACGGCGGCGCGGCCCCCTCGAACGTCGCCAAGGTACGCGTTGACACCGACGCGACCAACGACTCGCAGGTCAGCGACCACACGAACGTGGTAGTCGCCACGCCGGATCAGCCTGGTGGCTTCACCGTCACCATGACGAGCGAGACGGGGACCTTGCCGAGCCTCCCGGCGGAGACCGCGTTCGTACGCCTCACCGTGAGCGCACCGGACCTCTCGACCCCGCTGGTGAAGATCCTGACCCACTCAGCGACCGAGAATGCGGCCGTCGCCTCGTTCTCGGTGCCCCTCGGCAGCAACCGGACCCTGAGCATCGCGGCCAAGGACGAAACCGGCAAGATCCTCGCCCGGGGCAGCCGTCAGGGGCTCCAGGTGGAGTCGGGACGCTTCGCCCCGCTCACGATGGCGCTCTCAAGGCAACTCGGCAACCTCTACGGCCAGGTCCTGAACGAGATGACCTTCACCCCCGAGCAAGGGGTCGTCGTCACCATGGGCGACACCAGCTCGATCACCGACCAGCACGGGGTGTACCGGCTCGAAGGGCTCGCCCCGGGGGCGCAGGTCATCTCCTTCGAAAAGGCGCTCTTCGCGAGTGCCACGCGCTCGATAGAGGTGCGGGTGGGCGATCAGACGGATCCCGCGACCCAGCTCCTCAGCCCGCAGTGA